The following are from one region of the Amia ocellicauda isolate fAmiCal2 chromosome 1, fAmiCal2.hap1, whole genome shotgun sequence genome:
- the ccdc167 gene encoding coiled-coil domain-containing protein 167, giving the protein MAKGKRETTSIATEIDRVEERRSLCQDSLERAQYRQRREDVSEQDRQALEEEVTILTDRLSKYDQELAVLRGENRRNMLLSVALLTFSALIYYALLY; this is encoded by the exons ATGGCGAAAGGAAAAAGGGAAACAACCAGTATCGCTACAGAG ATTGACCGAGTGGAGGAGCGGCGCTCTCTGTGCCAGGACAGTCTGGAGAGAGCCCAGTACAGACAGCGGCGGGAGGACGTCTCCGAGCAGGACAG ACAGGCACTGGAGGAAGAGGTGACCATTTTGACTGATAGACTCTCAAAATATG ACCAGGAGCTGGCAGTTCTGCGGGGGGAGAACAGAAGGAACATGCTGCTGTCTGTAGCTCTGCTGACCTTCAGCGCACTCATCTACTACGCCCTGCTGTACTGa